The Maylandia zebra isolate NMK-2024a linkage group LG1, Mzebra_GT3a, whole genome shotgun sequence DNA segment CTTCATTCTTTTCTGGATTTGGAATGGGACTTGTAAATTCTGTGGAAAGAACACAAGAATGTCCCTTTAGCTTGTTTTTCTCCTTATTTCTAGTCACAAGTGGAATGTAAGATCCTCAGAAAAATGACTGGACCTGCTTTTAGGAGGCAATGGGCACGCTATCAGATTTTGTAgacctaaaaaagaaattgctcAAATGtgtaatgaaaacattttggttTTCAGTTTGGAATAAAATGGGGGACTGCAGAACCAGAAATATTTTAGCATCTAAGTAAAATATGCCTTTTAGCTGTTGATAAAATAttaacatgaaaagaaaaacattttaccAGAGAGTAGGCATGGcactgataaaactgaggtAGAGGTTTATGGCATACAGAGACAGATATTAAATAATTCTCAGAAGACTCAAATCTTGCTTTCAAGTAGATAGCTTGGGGTACTGTAGAGATTTTGCAGTTTTCATCAATTTGCTGGAGCTTTCAGGTGTTCGATTACTTGTGCATGCGCCTGAATTTAAATACCTTGTGTAGTGTCGTCTCCACAGATGCCAAGGTTCCCAGTTGCTGCATCGTGCCACCTCCCACTATAAAGGACGATGCATGTTTAAATAAGGCAATATGCAACCATGATCCTTAACAtggatttaagaaataaacaaattatTGAAACTCAAAAACTCTATcccattaatttaaaaattaaatgatcTTTATAAAGTATCTTGACAACACACCTTCAATGAAAAGCTAttgaacatgaaaataaaaataaagaaataaaacaaactcgCACAGTACCAAACTTTTAGATACTGcaaccaatttagaatcacaaaTTAACTTAACATGCACCTAACACTGTGAACTGCTGGGAAGAAGCTGGACTATGTAGAGAGAACCAATGCAGGCAGCGGGACAACATGCattggattcaaacccaggaccatTATGCTGTAagacaacagtgctaaccactgcaacACTGTATCGTCAAAAAGATGATGGAAAAAAGGATGTGCATGGTAGCACTCTACTTTCTTCTTAATGTATAGTTTATTAGTtacatgttattattaatacTAATTCAAATAGACATTTCTGCCAGTGATTTCAAGTTATTTTGGCTGTTAATCATCATCAGCAGTAAGCAGCAAAAAAACGTAtcgagaaagagagaaaatatagGTGATAACTAGTGAAATATGAATATAAATGTGAACAATAAGTAATGTAGTAGTTCATCAAACTAATCACTATCACAATTCACATGTTGGTCATTATGTTAAGTTAAATCTGACCAACGCTTCAGAGGCAGTAGTAAATCTTGTGAATTATAGCGTAAGCTCTTCAATATCAGTCCTTTGGCTGGAGGACCTAAGAAATTGGCAATTTAATATTTCAGTTGATGTATAAGGAATGAATAGCATTTAATACAACTGTTAGACCTTGAATGTGGTGAGGGACAATAACTATACATAGCTTGGGTTTGTTTACAATTAGATAAAGCTTAAGGGTGTGTCGTTTAATTGTTGGGTCAACAGTTATTGTTCACAGGTCACAGGTCTGCAGGTACATAAAGTCTTACTTTGCATCAGGGGTGCAGTGGGTGCCATCCCAGCCACAGTAGGGATCTCTGGATAGCATACAGTCCTGGCAGGTGTCTCCATACTGGGAACAGTTTGCTACATCAAGTTGGACCAGTTCACTTGCAATATTCACATACAGCTTTTTCTGCaatgattaaaaaatgttttcttattgTTAAAGGCCTACTagtaaaaatggaaaaaaaaaagaaaaaaagaaaagaagctaaTATAAGCATGTAACTTACATATAAAGATGTAAGTAAAATGCTTGTCTTTATGATGTTCATAATTTTCCTTTAGTTGACTAAAACAATTATTTCCAATCAGTAAAGCATCAACAATTTCACCTTCATGGTTGGTGGGGACAAAAGTTTTGTAGGCATCATTGTTACTCACAGAAGATTGGTGAAGGATGAGGCGGAGGATGCGAGCGTGGCTGAACGGTCGATACTCAGCGATGACAAAGGTGCGACTTTCATTGTGCAGCACTTTATGAATCCCTCCATTGTCTAtggaaaaccacaaaaaagagGAGGAATGATACTAAATATGATGACTTTTCAAAAACACACTACCTGTTGTTTTTCTGGTCATATATTAGTACAGAGTACTTAAATACTACcttctgttacagaaacacattaaaacattaaagtaCATTCTTCGTAACATTTAGTGTGTCCTacttcaaattattttttttacttacttaAAGATAAGAAGATGACGTTCTGATTTCTACTTCTGCTGTTTGGTTTACTGTCAACATGGATGTGGGTATACTTGTGATGATTAAAGAGAAGAAGGCCAGAGGTACCCACAGGAAGAACCAACTGCTCCATCTCCGAAGTCTTGAAAATCTTCTTCAGGGTGTCCACTGGAAGCTTGGTGGTATCATCAACGCACTGAAGAAATGAAGTGCTTAACTTAGACTGGCTGAACACCAGATGACTGGTCAATAAGCCTGAAAACCTGTCTCTGGTTTGCTTTTTAAGTTTCTAAGatgactgtttaaaaaaaacaaaaaaacatttaaaaccttCTAATTTAGTCTTTTAATGAGTCCAGTGTTTATCTTAAGCTGtcttaagctgaaagaaaatatttaaaagccTGAGCAATTTTTTACTCTGACTACACTTAACCACTTGTtttaaattataataaagggctattctattcttgTCTATATACTCCCTCCAAAAAAGGTTGGAATGTTTTTGTGATGGCACCAGTTATTACATTTTATCAATTATCAATATTCAATACCGTCCTTGATCTGTCCATTTGGTCTTTTGTGTAGCCTTTGAATGGGGAGTTTTTGAagatgttactgatgtttcCTATTGTGTAGATGCAGACAGCACTCATTCCCCTGCAGGGAGACAAATTTAGCCTGAGACATTTGCAGCAATATTGCTATTATTTGCAGTTAGTggcagcattaaaaaaaaaaaataaatcaaaaaatacataatatgagtgaaaaagaacaaatacacacacaagatAAAGATAGTTGCACTCTGGTCTGAGGCATTTGGAGGCAGTACAAGTTATTTAAGAGTTATACCGTTTGTTTCTAAAAAGTCCGTAGATCTTAGTATCCTGCCACCGATCTGATTGCACAGTGGCCACATCTACCAGTTCAGAGAAACGCTGCTTTCTCTCAGGGTCTCCACAGAAGAGCCTGGCATTCATCTGGGATGTCCAGGTAAACTGCATGTTGTTCTTAGGACCACCAACATCTGTCTAGAAGAAACACAACTTATTAATAATTGGAAGAATATTTATGCAAATATAAATCTTGTTTTGTAAAGTGGTTATGTGGTTACTGATgctgttcatttttttctgttttggaaaAATGTAGGCATTACCTATTTAATTCAAACTTCCCCATTCATTCTGCTCTTACCATGCAAACCTGGGTCACAAAAGGGAGCCACATTTCACTGAACAGTCCAGTGTCTTCACTTTTCTCCTTATAGAAGCCATAAAGTCTGTTCTGGGAGGGATCCTCTTCACGTTTGCTGAGCACCAATCCTACATAATGCTGCTCTAAACATTGAAAGAGAAATATTTATTTGAATCCAAACATTTATAGTGATGTGATTTCACTAAATAAGGTCTCTGTGGCTCTAACTTTATGAAAATACCTTTATCGTGGTTCTTTGGCCCCACTCTTGCTTTACCAAATTTGTGAATGCCAACAGATTCAACAGATCCACCAGATCCAGAGCGTGTTATGTAGAGATCTGTACTTTGTTCAGATTCTGGAACAAACAGTGGCAAATTGACGTTTTATAGGGATGTACAAACAGGGAGAAACTAGTTCAATATTATAGTAATAGGGAGAAGAAGCAACCTTTAAAAGGGACTGATTTAAATAAAAGATGTTAGTAGTTTTGACAAAAGTACAGACTTTCTGTAAACACACAAGAAGGATTAAAAttacagactcatagaaaaagGTGAATGAGGAAGGAGGGATTCATCAGCAGATTTATTCAAAAGCATCTTGTGTGTAAAAAACTCACCTGCAAGGGCCGACAGGTCACCTTCCTTTATGTTAAATGAGCTTATATGTTTTATTAAACTCTCCTTGCATATCGGTGACTGCTCTGCCAAATTCTATTAAAGAAAGAACAGTTTATCTTAATGTTTCCCAACTAAT contains these protein-coding regions:
- the LOC101465994 gene encoding semaphorin-7A isoform X1, encoding MSLAAYLLFLLLCSRIEANFASSPRIIFTEKETAMKRFSLPQDPPVQILLEEQPDTALAVGKTYLNTYNFQNQNKNQRLMRLENCNSEDCSYNITLVHPKKDANQLFVCGTTDDETVCCNSNLAEQSPICKESLIKHISSFNIKEGDLSALAESEQSTDLYITRSGSGGSVESVGIHKFGKARVGPKNHDKEQHYVGLVLSKREEDPSQNRLYGFYKEKSEDTGLFSEMWLPFVTQVCMTDVGGPKNNMQFTWTSQMNARLFCGDPERKQRFSELVDVATVQSDRWQDTKIYGLFRNKRGMSAVCIYTIGNISNIFKNSPFKGYTKDQMDRSRTCVDDTTKLPVDTLKKIFKTSEMEQLVLPVGTSGLLLFNHHKYTHIHVDSKPNSRSRNQNVIFLSLNNGGIHKVLHNESRTFVIAEYRPFSHARILRLILHQSSKKLYVNIASELVQLDVANCSQYGDTCQDCMLSRDPYCGWDGTHCTPDANGRWHDAATGNLGICGDDTTQEFTSPIPNPEKNEVRLHAKHFLQCSMSSRHAQYSWQHLQNSSSCIWKADQCLYLINSMGPEEEGTHTCVSEEMGYRKVLAQYQLRLQEQLESKAVGQQLNPIIWCCLSVVLIQSFSC
- the LOC101465994 gene encoding semaphorin-7A isoform X2, which gives rise to MRLENCNSEDCSYNITLVHPKKDANQLFVCGTTDDETVCCNSNLAEQSPICKESLIKHISSFNIKEGDLSALAESEQSTDLYITRSGSGGSVESVGIHKFGKARVGPKNHDKEQHYVGLVLSKREEDPSQNRLYGFYKEKSEDTGLFSEMWLPFVTQVCMTDVGGPKNNMQFTWTSQMNARLFCGDPERKQRFSELVDVATVQSDRWQDTKIYGLFRNKRGMSAVCIYTIGNISNIFKNSPFKGYTKDQMDRSRTCVDDTTKLPVDTLKKIFKTSEMEQLVLPVGTSGLLLFNHHKYTHIHVDSKPNSRSRNQNVIFLSLNNGGIHKVLHNESRTFVIAEYRPFSHARILRLILHQSSKKLYVNIASELVQLDVANCSQYGDTCQDCMLSRDPYCGWDGTHCTPDANGRWHDAATGNLGICGDDTTQEFTSPIPNPEKNEVRLHAKHFLQCSMSSRHAQYSWQHLQNSSSCIWKADQCLYLINSMGPEEEGTHTCVSEEMGYRKVLAQYQLRLQEQLESKAVGQQLNPIIWCCLSVVLIQSFSC